The following coding sequences are from one Spirochaetaceae bacterium window:
- the rpe gene encoding ribulose-phosphate 3-epimerase: MDELPQLARFQRRASQAGGPVVAPSLLAADAGDLAGGLAVAERARAEWLHIDVMDGVFVPPISFGADTVAALRRRTGLLLDVHLMTVHPERHVAQFADAGADLITIHLETAVHAHRTLHAIRAAGAAAGVAIVPSTPAALLCELWDAVDLVLVMTVNPGYGGQRLIPRCVRKVAQVAAARQEAGAGFLIQADGGITGDTAPDVFRSGADVLVVGTAFYRAQDPAAVVRDLSAAGR, from the coding sequence ATGGATGAACTGCCGCAACTGGCTCGGTTTCAGCGCCGCGCGTCGCAGGCCGGTGGGCCCGTGGTCGCGCCGTCGCTGTTGGCCGCGGACGCCGGCGACCTTGCCGGGGGGCTCGCCGTGGCCGAGCGGGCGCGGGCCGAGTGGCTGCACATCGACGTGATGGACGGGGTGTTCGTGCCGCCGATTTCCTTCGGCGCCGATACCGTGGCCGCGTTGCGCAGGCGCACCGGCCTGCTGCTCGACGTGCATCTGATGACCGTGCACCCGGAGCGCCACGTGGCGCAATTCGCGGACGCCGGCGCCGACCTGATCACCATTCACCTTGAGACCGCCGTGCATGCACACCGTACTCTGCATGCGATACGCGCCGCCGGCGCGGCAGCCGGGGTCGCCATCGTGCCATCGACCCCGGCCGCGCTGCTGTGCGAACTCTGGGACGCCGTCGACCTGGTGCTCGTCATGACCGTGAACCCGGGGTATGGCGGCCAGCGGCTCATACCGCGCTGCGTGCGCAAGGTCGCTCAGGTGGCGGCGGCACGGCAGGAAGCGGGAGCGGGGTTCCTCATCCAGGCGGACGGCGGCATCACCGGCGACACGGCACCGGACGTGTTCCGCTCCGGCGCCGACGTGCTGGTGGTGGGAACGGCATTTTACCGGGCGCAGGACCCGGCCGCCGTGGTGCGCGACCTGTCCGCGGCCGGTCGGTGA
- the dtd gene encoding D-aminoacyl-tRNA deacylase, translating into MRAVVQRVLSCEVRAEAGRTDAAGRSASARSVAPASYRARIGRGLLVYLAVAAEDGADDLAYMANKVAGLRVFADGEGRMERSVADIGGEVLVVSQFTLYGDVRRGRRPYFGRAANPDAAATHYEAFIARLRQRGLRVASGLFQAHMQVDAVNDGPVTILLDSERCF; encoded by the coding sequence ATGCGTGCGGTGGTACAGCGCGTGCTGTCTTGCGAGGTGCGCGCCGAAGCCGGCCGAACGGACGCCGCCGGGCGGTCCGCGTCGGCCCGCTCCGTTGCACCGGCATCCTACCGGGCGCGCATCGGGCGCGGTTTGCTGGTATACCTCGCCGTCGCCGCCGAAGACGGCGCCGACGATCTTGCCTACATGGCCAACAAGGTCGCCGGGCTGCGGGTGTTCGCCGACGGCGAGGGTCGCATGGAACGCTCGGTCGCCGACATCGGCGGCGAGGTGCTCGTGGTGTCACAGTTCACGTTGTACGGCGACGTGCGGCGCGGGCGGCGGCCCTACTTCGGTCGCGCCGCGAACCCCGATGCGGCCGCGACTCACTACGAGGCGTTCATTGCCCGCTTGCGGCAGCGCGGATTGCGAGTGGCGAGCGGCCTCTTTCAGGCCCACATGCAGGTGGATGCGGTCAACGACGGCCCGGTGACCATCCTGCTCGACTCGGAGCGCTGCTTCTGA
- the recA gene encoding recombinase RecA yields the protein MGPDPERLKALDAARLQIEKQFGKGSIMQLGSAAQQADIRVVPSGSVLLDAAMGVGGYPRGRIIEIFGPESSGKTTLALHAIAEAQKELGIAAFVDAEHALDPHYARSLGVDIDKLWVSQPDHGEQALEIVESLIRSGAVDIIVVDSVAALTPRAEIEGDMGDSHMGLQARLMSQALRKLTATISKSGTCLMFINQTRMKIGVMFGNPETTTGGNALKFYSTIRMEVRKIETITKGADNPLGNRVRVRVVKNKVAPPFQKVELEIIFGKGISAAGSLLDAAVANGIIDKSGTWYSYGDDRIGQGRENARRFLEEKHDVREAIDERVRTLLFGDASDGAADD from the coding sequence ATCGGTCCCGATCCGGAACGCTTGAAGGCACTCGACGCGGCCCGGTTGCAGATCGAGAAGCAATTCGGCAAGGGCTCGATCATGCAGCTCGGTTCGGCGGCTCAGCAGGCGGACATTCGCGTGGTACCGTCGGGGTCGGTGCTGCTCGACGCGGCCATGGGGGTGGGAGGATACCCGCGCGGCCGCATCATCGAGATCTTCGGACCCGAGTCATCCGGCAAGACCACCCTGGCTCTGCACGCGATCGCGGAGGCGCAGAAGGAACTGGGAATCGCGGCGTTCGTGGACGCCGAGCACGCGCTCGATCCGCACTACGCACGATCGCTCGGGGTGGACATCGACAAGCTCTGGGTGTCGCAGCCCGATCACGGGGAGCAGGCCCTGGAGATCGTCGAGTCGCTGATTCGCTCCGGAGCGGTGGACATCATCGTGGTCGACTCGGTGGCGGCGCTGACGCCGCGCGCCGAGATCGAGGGCGACATGGGCGACTCTCACATGGGGCTGCAGGCGCGGCTCATGAGCCAGGCGCTGCGCAAGCTGACCGCCACGATCAGCAAGTCGGGCACCTGTCTCATGTTCATCAACCAGACGCGCATGAAGATCGGCGTCATGTTCGGCAACCCGGAGACGACCACCGGCGGAAACGCGCTCAAGTTCTATTCGACGATCCGCATGGAGGTGCGCAAGATCGAGACCATCACCAAGGGTGCGGACAATCCCCTCGGCAACCGGGTGCGCGTACGCGTGGTCAAGAACAAGGTCGCGCCGCCGTTCCAGAAGGTGGAACTGGAGATCATCTTCGGCAAGGGCATCTCGGCAGCCGGTAGCCTGCTCGATGCCGCCGTTGCGAATGGCATCATCGACAAGAGCGGCACCTGGTACTCGTACGGCGACGACCGCATCGGACAGGGGCGTGAGAACGCGAGGCGCTTCCTGGAGGAGAAGCATGACGTGCGCGAGGCGATCGATGAGCGGGTGCGGACGCTGCTGTTCGGCGACGCGTCTGATGGCGCGGCGGACGACTGA
- a CDS encoding segregation/condensation protein A, translating into MSTAYDQANGRAPPELPFAGSSGPEEAFTDLSFQLHEFEGPLDLLLHLIQRAEVNVYDIPIAAITDQYLRYVASSAARNGDPQRRLEHLTQFQVMAATLLHIKSRMLLPLPYADDQPYEDPRRELVEQLLEYQRFKRLSEILAQHQEEAHWIITRNEPRALVESPEWNGGNEVQLSPDDLLAAFKSIVAAIGGEQLTSLYEEFTVNEKIALVYERLALTEAFSFLELVRGGSALEIICAFWAVLELAKSQTIAVVQRQQFAPIMVERRGTGPLTASESGA; encoded by the coding sequence ATGTCGACCGCGTACGATCAGGCCAACGGCCGCGCGCCGCCCGAGTTGCCATTCGCGGGCAGCAGCGGTCCGGAGGAAGCGTTCACCGACCTCAGTTTCCAACTGCACGAGTTCGAGGGCCCCCTCGACCTCCTGCTTCACCTGATTCAGCGCGCCGAGGTCAACGTCTACGACATCCCCATCGCCGCCATCACCGACCAGTACCTGCGCTACGTGGCGTCGTCCGCCGCCCGCAACGGCGATCCACAGCGCCGTCTCGAACACTTGACGCAGTTCCAGGTGATGGCGGCGACGCTGTTGCATATCAAGTCACGCATGCTGCTGCCGCTCCCGTATGCCGACGACCAGCCGTACGAGGATCCGCGCCGGGAGCTTGTCGAGCAGCTTCTGGAATACCAGCGGTTCAAGCGGCTCAGCGAGATCCTGGCGCAGCATCAGGAGGAGGCGCACTGGATCATCACGCGCAACGAACCAAGGGCGCTCGTCGAGTCACCCGAGTGGAACGGCGGAAACGAGGTGCAGCTTTCCCCGGACGATCTCCTGGCCGCGTTCAAGAGCATCGTGGCCGCCATCGGCGGCGAACAGCTCACCAGCCTGTACGAGGAGTTTACCGTCAACGAGAAGATCGCCCTGGTGTACGAGCGGTTGGCCCTGACCGAGGCGTTCTCGTTCCTGGAGTTGGTGCGCGGCGGATCGGCGCTGGAGATTATCTGCGCGTTCTGGGCGGTGCTCGAACTGGCCAAGAGTCAGACCATTGCGGTCGTGCAGCGCCAACAGTTCGCTCCCATCATGGTGGAGCGGCGCGGCACCGGGCCCTTGACGGCGTCCGAGTCCGGCGCGTGA
- the scpB gene encoding SMC-Scp complex subunit ScpB: protein MSRVVDGTGKAVAPPAGLEQQSRLLEGILMVEAEPQSTERLARLTGMPADAVRAAVAEVQRRFEDPDHGVQVLEVAGGFTLVPKAELWPWLRHHYGRLSRGSLSRAALETLAIVAYSQPITRSEIESVRGVSADGMLRQLGERDLVREVGRKDAPGRPIQYGTSGEFLRIFGISSIADLPKLAEADRAKFKLPDG, encoded by the coding sequence GTGAGCCGAGTCGTGGACGGTACCGGGAAGGCCGTCGCCCCTCCGGCCGGACTGGAGCAGCAGAGCAGACTGCTCGAGGGTATCCTCATGGTGGAGGCCGAACCGCAAAGCACCGAGCGGCTGGCACGACTCACCGGCATGCCCGCCGATGCGGTGCGCGCCGCGGTGGCCGAGGTACAGCGTCGCTTCGAGGACCCGGATCACGGGGTCCAGGTGCTGGAAGTGGCGGGAGGCTTTACGCTGGTTCCGAAAGCCGAGTTGTGGCCGTGGTTGCGCCACCACTATGGACGCCTGTCGCGCGGCAGCCTGTCGCGTGCGGCGCTGGAGACGCTGGCAATCGTCGCCTACTCGCAGCCGATCACCCGCAGCGAGATCGAAAGCGTGCGTGGAGTGTCGGCGGACGGCATGCTTCGGCAGCTCGGCGAGCGCGACCTGGTCCGCGAGGTGGGCCGCAAGGACGCCCCGGGGCGTCCGATCCAATACGGCACCTCCGGTGAATTCCTGCGCATCTTCGGGATCTCCTCCATCGCCGACCTTCCCAAGCTGGCAGAGGCCGACCGGGCGAAGTTCAAGCTGCCCGATGGCTGA
- a CDS encoding pseudouridine synthase has translation MADAPAPPVAPSAGSDDAPQRLQVFLARAGVASRRGGERLIASGRVAVNGEQVTVQGCTVAAGDRVTLDGRVVTAERRPVHVALHKPVGYLCSNADPRGRRLARDLLPPEAGRAFHVGRLDLASSGLILFTNDGQLAVRATHPRYGVEKEYEVTTDLPVSTAVLERYRAGWCIDGTTYTLAGYRRIDGNRVTLTLTEGRNREIRRVLGHAGKQVRRLVRVRIGPVTLDGIASGTWRALNSAEVAWFLDRRPRAVRRVGAGRPR, from the coding sequence ATGGCTGACGCGCCGGCGCCGCCGGTCGCACCGAGCGCCGGCTCGGACGACGCGCCGCAGCGGTTGCAGGTGTTTCTCGCACGCGCCGGGGTGGCTTCGCGGCGGGGCGGCGAGCGGCTCATCGCGAGCGGCAGGGTGGCGGTAAACGGAGAGCAGGTCACGGTGCAGGGGTGTACGGTGGCGGCGGGTGACCGCGTAACCCTCGATGGCAGGGTAGTGACCGCCGAGCGCCGGCCGGTCCACGTCGCGCTGCACAAGCCGGTGGGCTACCTGTGCTCGAACGCCGACCCGCGCGGGCGTCGGCTTGCACGAGACCTGCTTCCGCCTGAAGCCGGACGGGCGTTCCACGTGGGAAGACTGGATCTCGCATCAAGCGGACTCATCCTGTTCACCAACGACGGGCAGCTCGCGGTTCGCGCCACGCATCCGAGATACGGTGTGGAAAAGGAGTACGAGGTAACCACCGACCTCCCGGTTTCAACCGCCGTGCTGGAGCGATATCGAGCCGGCTGGTGCATCGACGGCACCACCTACACGCTGGCCGGTTATCGCCGCATCGACGGCAACCGCGTGACGCTGACCCTGACCGAGGGGCGCAATCGCGAAATCCGCCGGGTGCTCGGGCACGCAGGCAAGCAGGTTCGCCGCCTCGTGCGCGTGCGGATCGGTCCGGTCACCCTGGACGGCATTGCTTCGGGAACGTGGCGGGCACTGAATTCAGCGGAGGTGGCCTGGTTTCTCGATCGCCGGCCGCGAGCGGTGCGCCGCGTCGGGGCGGGGCGGCCGCGATGA
- the cmk gene encoding (d)CMP kinase: MRAPAVIAIDGPSGSGKSTVARCVARRLHLPWLSSGALYRAVTRLALDRLGGTRSTERILDMMRSTHWTVSGDSVYAGDLDLSPTLYSSAVDALVAPLSAVPAIRTEINRTLRARVSVGRWVVEGRDMGTEVFPDAIVKVFLDAHPDVRATRRARQRGSAGRMVGRIAEELAERDRRDRRKPMGALRPAADAQLIETSHLTVAQVCAKVVSVIPTNFPPE; the protein is encoded by the coding sequence ATGAGGGCGCCGGCGGTGATCGCGATCGATGGGCCGTCCGGTTCCGGCAAGTCCACCGTCGCGAGGTGCGTGGCGCGCAGGCTGCACCTCCCGTGGCTGAGCTCCGGCGCACTGTACCGCGCGGTGACACGGTTGGCGTTGGACCGGCTGGGCGGAACCAGGAGTACCGAGCGGATACTCGACATGATGCGGTCGACGCACTGGACGGTGAGCGGTGATTCGGTATATGCTGGCGACCTGGACCTTAGCCCGACACTATACAGTTCGGCAGTGGACGCTCTGGTGGCGCCGCTGTCCGCCGTTCCCGCGATTCGCACCGAGATCAATCGGACCCTGCGGGCACGGGTGTCCGTCGGCAGGTGGGTGGTCGAAGGCCGCGACATGGGGACCGAAGTGTTCCCCGATGCGATCGTGAAGGTATTTCTCGACGCCCACCCGGATGTGCGGGCAACCAGGAGGGCGCGTCAGCGCGGGTCGGCCGGTCGGATGGTCGGGCGGATCGCCGAGGAACTGGCCGAACGCGACCGCCGCGACCGGCGGAAACCGATGGGTGCGCTGCGTCCGGCCGCGGATGCGCAACTCATTGAAACTTCGCACTTGACGGTGGCTCAGGTTTGTGCGAAGGTTGTGTCCGTAATCCCCACTAATTTCCCCCCGGAGTAA
- a CDS encoding 30S ribosomal protein S1 — MSDSEAGASKPQSFESQLQEQYITRLDQVEEGQLITGHVIEVGPETVFVDVGLKSEGRIPLDEFDKPPHVKDEVNVVLLRKEGRHGEVVVSKRKADEQVVWRALKESDETGEPVPGRVTRKIKGGYEVDLGAALRAFVPFSKVDVMRVRDEDAYIGLETRFFVEQLYNRGKVNIVLNRKSWLEREARKKRDQFYESAAVGDVYRGTVKTFTSFGAFVDLGGFDGLLHVNDMRWGHVASPKDAVVIGEEVDVKVIRIDRDSQKVNLSLKHFTPDPWTTFEERYTVDDVVTGKVSKITDFGAFIEIEPGIEGLLHISDMSWVRKIGHPREVLGGGDEVQVKILDYDLERGKLSLGLKHVLPNPWDTVEERFPPGKVVKGTVRNITSYGAFVQLEEGIDGLLHVEDMSWTKKVRNPGSVVNSGEEIEVAVVDLDKKARRIRLGLKQLSDDPWEALARAFKRGSVIEGEVSSKTDFGVFLRVQGGIEGLIANNQLAEPSGGAIDRMRDEIRVGDPLKAVVTEVSADKQRLSLSLRELQRREERQELVKYIHDDEEPDRVSLGEFLRDRTND; from the coding sequence ATGAGCGACTCGGAAGCAGGCGCATCGAAGCCCCAATCCTTCGAATCACAACTGCAAGAGCAATACATCACCCGCCTTGACCAGGTGGAAGAGGGTCAGTTGATCACGGGTCACGTGATCGAAGTTGGCCCCGAAACCGTGTTCGTGGACGTCGGTCTGAAGTCGGAAGGCCGCATACCACTCGACGAATTCGACAAACCGCCGCACGTGAAGGACGAGGTGAACGTCGTGCTGTTGCGCAAGGAGGGCCGCCACGGTGAGGTGGTGGTGTCCAAGCGCAAGGCCGACGAGCAGGTCGTGTGGCGGGCCCTGAAGGAGTCCGACGAGACCGGCGAGCCGGTGCCCGGTCGCGTCACCCGGAAGATCAAGGGCGGCTACGAAGTCGACCTCGGCGCGGCTCTGCGAGCGTTCGTGCCGTTCTCGAAGGTCGACGTGATGCGGGTACGGGACGAGGACGCCTACATCGGCCTGGAGACGCGGTTCTTCGTGGAGCAGCTCTACAACCGCGGCAAGGTCAACATCGTCCTGAACCGTAAGTCGTGGTTGGAGCGCGAAGCGCGCAAGAAGCGCGATCAGTTCTACGAGAGCGCGGCGGTGGGAGACGTGTACCGCGGCACCGTGAAGACGTTCACCTCGTTCGGCGCGTTCGTCGACCTGGGCGGTTTCGACGGACTGCTGCACGTCAACGACATGCGCTGGGGACACGTGGCCTCACCCAAGGATGCCGTGGTGATCGGCGAAGAGGTGGACGTCAAGGTGATCCGCATCGATCGCGACTCGCAGAAGGTCAATCTCAGTCTCAAGCACTTCACGCCCGATCCGTGGACCACCTTCGAAGAGCGCTACACCGTGGACGACGTGGTTACCGGCAAGGTGAGCAAGATCACGGACTTTGGTGCGTTCATCGAAATCGAGCCCGGCATCGAGGGTCTGCTGCACATCTCGGACATGTCGTGGGTCAGGAAGATCGGCCACCCGCGCGAGGTGCTCGGCGGCGGCGACGAGGTGCAGGTCAAGATCCTGGACTACGACCTGGAGCGGGGCAAGCTCTCGCTCGGGCTCAAGCACGTCCTGCCGAATCCATGGGATACCGTGGAGGAGCGGTTCCCGCCCGGCAAGGTGGTAAAGGGTACCGTGCGCAACATCACCAGCTACGGAGCGTTCGTGCAGTTGGAGGAGGGCATCGACGGGTTGTTGCACGTCGAGGACATGTCCTGGACCAAGAAGGTGCGCAATCCAGGCTCGGTCGTGAATTCCGGCGAGGAGATCGAAGTTGCGGTGGTCGATCTGGACAAGAAGGCACGCCGCATCCGGCTTGGCCTGAAGCAGCTCTCCGACGACCCGTGGGAGGCCCTGGCGCGCGCCTTCAAGCGTGGCAGCGTCATCGAGGGCGAGGTCAGCAGCAAGACCGATTTCGGGGTGTTCCTGCGGGTGCAGGGAGGCATCGAGGGGCTGATCGCGAACAACCAGCTCGCCGAGCCGAGCGGCGGCGCCATCGACCGGATGCGCGACGAGATCCGCGTCGGCGATCCGTTGAAGGCGGTTGTTACCGAGGTGAGCGCCGACAAGCAGCGCCTGTCCCTGTCGCTGCGCGAGTTGCAGCGCCGTGAAGAACGTCAGGAACTGGTGAAGTATATTCACGACGATGAAGAGCCGGATCGCGTTTCGCTTGGCGAGTTCCTCAGAGACCGCACGAACGACTGA
- a CDS encoding tetratricopeptide repeat protein, producing MSSAQSSSAGTSGVVTLVSAFVERYRLPLLVVAGVVVAALGVWLIWAERERSVEESSALRAEQLQDLFESWNGAPEGTRKTNLGNDLIEEVDLLLRQFSRRYAAQRALYVRAEYWFATEQWQNAAADWQELAARWPTSYLAPLSIFNAAVALEEAGDAEAARAHLERLVADWEDNLLVPRALFSIGRMAEQRADYDAARDAYARVTDDHGGSSWATAVRNRLIALETQGLLPAE from the coding sequence GTGAGTAGCGCCCAATCATCGTCGGCAGGTACGTCCGGTGTCGTCACCCTGGTGTCGGCATTCGTCGAACGCTACCGGCTGCCGCTGCTGGTGGTTGCGGGCGTGGTGGTGGCGGCGCTCGGCGTGTGGCTGATCTGGGCCGAGCGCGAGCGCAGCGTGGAGGAGAGTTCGGCGCTGCGCGCCGAGCAGTTGCAGGACCTGTTCGAGTCTTGGAACGGAGCCCCGGAGGGCACGCGCAAGACCAATCTGGGCAACGACCTCATCGAAGAGGTGGATCTCCTGTTGCGGCAATTCTCGCGCCGCTATGCCGCCCAGCGGGCGCTCTACGTGCGCGCCGAGTACTGGTTCGCGACCGAGCAGTGGCAGAATGCCGCCGCTGACTGGCAGGAGCTGGCTGCCCGCTGGCCCACCAGTTACCTGGCGCCGTTGAGCATCTTCAACGCCGCGGTCGCCCTGGAGGAAGCCGGCGACGCCGAGGCGGCGCGCGCGCATCTCGAGCGCCTGGTCGCCGACTGGGAGGACAACCTGCTGGTCCCTCGTGCGCTGTTTTCCATCGGCCGCATGGCTGAGCAGCGGGCCGACTACGACGCGGCGCGCGACGCGTACGCCCGGGTGACCGACGATCACGGCGGCAGTAGCTGGGCTACCGCCGTGCGCAACCGCCTCATCGCACTGGAAACGCAGGGCCTGCTGCCCGCAGAGTAG
- a CDS encoding peroxiredoxin, which yields MSVSLHEQAPDFELTTADGTPLRLSSLRGRKVVLFFYPRDHTAGCTAQACAFRDIYEELVTAGAEVVGVSSDSPETHHGFAARHALPFPIASDPDGAVRRRYGASTRLLLNRTGRVTFLIDEQGVVRDIFVSLWRVGEHVERARAWVSAISR from the coding sequence GTGAGCGTTTCCTTGCATGAGCAGGCGCCCGACTTCGAGTTGACCACCGCAGACGGTACCCCACTGCGACTCAGCTCCCTGCGCGGGCGCAAGGTGGTGCTGTTCTTCTATCCGCGCGACCACACGGCGGGATGCACCGCGCAGGCGTGCGCATTCCGCGACATCTACGAGGAGCTGGTGACCGCCGGCGCCGAGGTGGTCGGCGTCAGCAGCGATTCACCCGAGACCCACCACGGCTTCGCCGCCCGCCACGCGCTGCCGTTTCCCATCGCCAGCGACCCGGACGGAGCCGTACGCCGGCGGTACGGGGCGAGCACGCGCCTGCTGCTGAACCGTACCGGACGCGTCACCTTCCTCATCGACGAGCAAGGCGTGGTGCGCGACATCTTCGTGTCCTTGTGGCGGGTCGGCGAGCATGTCGAGCGAGCACGCGCTTGGGTCAGCGCGATCAGTCGTTGA